From Phragmites australis chromosome 5, lpPhrAust1.1, whole genome shotgun sequence, a single genomic window includes:
- the LOC133920071 gene encoding uncharacterized protein LOC133920071: MAEEGYKVTLNVYDLSNGLARQLSTSFLGKPIEAIWHTGVVVYGNEYYFGGGIQSSPAGSTPYGRPLRIVELGLTHVPREVFEDYLRDIAPRYTAETYRLLTHNCNNFSNEVVQFLVGAGVPDYILNLPAEVMSSPMGPLIMPMIQNLESTLRSNAAPQATQFVPPPAYVSVPPPPEKAAPSSTTAAGSDAKPEEPAPAAQKAAKETAATAAADPLGSARGKVQEEVMREFASIMASGTLRASEAAALAMRRVMERHGNAATMQQG; this comes from the exons ATGGCGGAG GAAGGGTACAAGGTTACGCTGAATGTGTACGACCTGAGCAACGGCCTCGCGCGGCAGCTCTCCACCTCCTTCCTCGGCAAGCCCATCGAGGCCATCTG GCACACGGGCGTGGTGGTCTACGGGAACGAGTACTACTTCGGCGGCGGGATCcagtcgtcgccggcggggTCGACGCCGTACGGGCGGCCGCTGCGGATAGTGGAGCTGGGCCTCACGCACGTCCCGCGCGAGGTGTTCGAGGACTACCTCCGCGACATCGCGCCGCGCTACACGGCGGAGACGTACCGCCTCCTCACTCACAACTGCAACAACTTCAGCAACGAGGTCGTGCAGTTCCTCGTCGGCGCCGGCGTCCCCGACTACATCCTCAACCTCCCCGCTGAGGTCATGTCCAGCCCCATGGGCCCGCTCATCATGCCCATGATCCAGAACCTCGAGTCCACGCTCCGCAGCAATGCCGCGCCGCAGGCCACGCAGTTTGTTCCCCCGCCCGCTTACGTCTCCGTGCCGCCCCCGCCCGAGAAGGCCGCGCCTAGTTCCACCACTGCCGCGGGCTCCGACGCCAAGCCAGAAGAGCCTGCGCCAGCGGCGCAGAAGGCTGCCAAAGAAACggctgctactgctgctgctgaccCACTCGGGAGCGCGAGGGGAAAGGTGCAGGAGGAGGTCATGAGGGAGTTCGCGTCGATCATGGCGAGCGGGACGCTGCGAGCCAGCGAGGCAGCGGCGCTGGCGATGCGCCGGGTTATGGAGCGCCACGGCAACGCCGCAACCATGCAGCAGGGCTAG